In one Butyrivibrio proteoclasticus B316 genomic region, the following are encoded:
- a CDS encoding heavy metal translocating P-type ATPase: MTKKQKKNRNRIIAVLVIFAVLLILDKTGILEPLPWFVVFAIYVVPYIIIGYDVIKKAAINISHGQVFDENFLMMIATFGAFGIQEYSEALAVMLFYQIGELFQSVAVGKSRQSITELMSIAPESANLLDEEGNVSEVDPEEVSVGDLLLVRAGEKIPVDGSVIEGESFIDTAALTGESVPRKVAPGDSVISGCVNGEGILKVRVEKAYEDSTVSKILELVENASNKKSRMENFITRFARYYTPIVTIGALLLAVIPGVTGALAWSDSIRRACIFLIVSCPCALVISVPLGFFGGIGASSKLGVLVKGSNYLESVSKVNTVVFDKTGTITKGEFKVTETFVDPEAGINEAQLLKMAAHGESLSNHPIARSICQAYQEGMYQNAPQSLDNSLIDNTQTKEVSGHGIASVYEGKELLLGNAALLTDYGISFSQLDNAGTIVYVGYDGKYLGAVVISDVIKETAKDAIRALKESGVKNTVMLTGDREKAARDVAQKVGVDQVIAELLPADKVSRVEKMLSSLDNDNKLAFVGDGINDAPVLMRADVGIAMGSLGSDAAIEAADVVIMDDDISKIASVIAIARKTMRIVKENIVFALGVKLIILVLGALGLTTMWLAVFGDVGVAVIAILNSMRALKYEKK, encoded by the coding sequence ATGACCAAAAAACAGAAGAAAAACAGAAACAGAATAATAGCAGTGCTTGTAATATTTGCAGTACTTTTGATACTTGATAAGACAGGAATATTAGAGCCACTTCCATGGTTTGTGGTTTTTGCTATATACGTAGTTCCATATATTATCATTGGCTATGATGTTATCAAGAAGGCGGCAATCAATATCAGTCATGGACAGGTTTTTGATGAAAACTTTCTTATGATGATAGCGACCTTTGGAGCTTTCGGCATTCAGGAGTATTCTGAAGCGCTTGCTGTAATGCTCTTTTACCAGATTGGAGAATTATTCCAGAGCGTTGCAGTCGGCAAATCCAGACAGTCTATAACTGAGCTCATGAGCATTGCCCCGGAGAGTGCTAATTTACTTGATGAAGAAGGTAATGTTTCAGAGGTCGATCCTGAAGAAGTAAGCGTTGGAGATCTTCTTCTTGTTAGAGCAGGCGAGAAAATTCCTGTTGACGGAAGCGTTATAGAGGGCGAGAGTTTTATTGATACAGCAGCCCTTACAGGTGAATCAGTTCCCAGAAAGGTTGCCCCCGGTGACAGCGTAATAAGTGGATGTGTCAACGGAGAGGGAATTCTCAAGGTTCGTGTTGAGAAGGCTTACGAAGACTCAACTGTTTCCAAGATACTGGAACTTGTAGAAAATGCCAGCAACAAGAAATCCAGAATGGAAAACTTTATAACCAGATTTGCAAGATACTACACACCTATTGTTACAATCGGAGCTCTTTTACTTGCTGTTATACCAGGAGTTACAGGTGCTCTTGCCTGGTCAGACAGTATCAGAAGAGCATGTATTTTCCTTATAGTTTCATGCCCGTGTGCACTTGTTATTTCAGTTCCACTTGGCTTCTTTGGCGGAATTGGAGCTTCATCCAAGCTTGGAGTACTTGTTAAGGGCAGTAACTATTTAGAGTCTGTATCCAAGGTGAACACTGTTGTTTTTGACAAGACAGGAACAATTACAAAGGGTGAGTTCAAGGTAACAGAAACATTTGTTGATCCTGAGGCCGGAATAAATGAGGCTCAGCTCCTTAAAATGGCAGCACACGGCGAATCTTTGTCAAACCATCCTATAGCAAGATCAATATGCCAGGCTTATCAGGAGGGAATGTATCAGAATGCTCCTCAGAGTCTTGATAATTCGCTGATTGACAATACTCAGACCAAGGAAGTTTCAGGTCATGGCATAGCTTCTGTATATGAAGGCAAAGAGCTTCTTCTTGGAAATGCAGCTCTTTTAACAGATTATGGGATCAGCTTCTCACAGCTTGATAATGCCGGAACTATAGTATATGTGGGCTATGATGGTAAATATCTTGGTGCTGTAGTTATTTCTGACGTGATAAAAGAGACTGCAAAAGATGCAATCAGAGCACTTAAAGAAAGCGGTGTTAAAAATACAGTCATGCTGACTGGAGATAGAGAAAAAGCAGCAAGAGATGTGGCACAGAAGGTTGGCGTTGATCAGGTAATTGCTGAGCTTCTTCCTGCAGATAAAGTAAGCAGGGTTGAAAAAATGCTTTCTTCATTGGATAATGATAATAAACTTGCGTTTGTGGGAGATGGAATCAATGACGCTCCTGTACTGATGCGAGCTGATGTAGGAATTGCAATGGGATCTCTTGGAAGTGATGCGGCCATTGAGGCTGCAGATGTTGTCATAATGGATGATGATATCTCCAAGATTGCTTCAGTTATCGCAATTGCAAGAAAGACAATGCGTATTGTTAAAGAGAACATCGTATTTGCTCTTGGAGTTAAACTGATAATACTTGTCTTGGGAGCACTTGGTCTTACAACCATGTGGCTTGCGGTATTTGGAGATGTAGGAGTAGCTGTTATAGCAATCCTTAATTCAATGAGAGCACTTAAATATGAGAAAAAATAA
- a CDS encoding purine-nucleoside phosphorylase has translation MSNAIYEKLESCVKAVREKTDFVPDVALVLGSGLGNYADNIRIETEISYSDIPGFPVSTVPGHAGKFIFGYVDDVKVVCMKGRVHFYEGYDVTDAVLPARLMKMLGAKILFLTNAAGGLGEGFKAGDLMLITDHVSIFAPNPLIGPNVDELGPRFADMSEVYDKDLQDVIRKAAAAEGIDLKEGVYCQLTGPSFESPAEIRLLGKLGVSAVGMSTVIEAIAANHMGMRICGVSCISNLAAGISEQPLCHEEVQEAADKVAPLFTKLVTESIKSFAL, from the coding sequence ATGTCAAATGCAATTTATGAGAAACTTGAAAGCTGTGTTAAGGCCGTAAGAGAGAAGACTGATTTTGTTCCTGATGTTGCTCTTGTTCTTGGTTCTGGTCTTGGCAACTATGCTGATAATATCAGAATTGAGACTGAAATTAGTTATAGTGATATTCCCGGATTCCCTGTTTCAACTGTACCGGGACATGCCGGAAAGTTTATCTTTGGATATGTTGATGATGTTAAGGTAGTTTGCATGAAGGGTAGAGTACACTTCTATGAGGGATATGATGTAACAGATGCAGTTCTTCCTGCAAGACTTATGAAGATGCTCGGCGCTAAAATATTGTTCCTTACTAATGCTGCAGGCGGACTTGGAGAAGGCTTTAAGGCTGGTGATCTTATGCTCATTACTGATCACGTTTCTATTTTTGCTCCTAATCCACTTATCGGACCAAATGTCGATGAACTTGGCCCTCGTTTTGCTGATATGTCAGAAGTTTATGACAAGGACCTGCAGGATGTTATCAGAAAAGCTGCGGCTGCTGAGGGAATTGACCTTAAGGAAGGTGTATATTGCCAGCTTACAGGTCCATCATTTGAGAGTCCTGCTGAGATCAGACTTCTTGGCAAGCTCGGTGTTTCTGCTGTTGGAATGAGTACAGTTATTGAAGCAATTGCAGCTAATCATATGGGTATGAGAATTTGCGGAGTATCATGCATCAGCAATCTTGCTGCCGGTATCAGTGAGCAGCCACTTTGCCATGAAGAGGTTCAGGAAGCTGCCGATAAGGTTGCTCCTCTTTTCACCAAGCTTGTTACAGAATCTATTAAGAGCTTTGCTCTATAA
- a CDS encoding ArsR/SmtB family transcription factor produces the protein MALNDVEHCEVVHDHKEVVLKTHKQMPSEDELYDLAELFKVFGDSTRIKILFALFEQEMCVCEIADTLEMTQSAISHQLRILKQSKLVGNRREGKQIIYFLGDDHVRTIIDQGLNHIEE, from the coding sequence ATGGCATTAAATGACGTAGAACATTGCGAAGTAGTCCACGACCATAAAGAAGTTGTGCTCAAGACGCACAAGCAAATGCCAAGTGAAGATGAATTATACGATCTTGCTGAACTTTTCAAAGTGTTCGGAGATTCTACCAGGATCAAGATACTGTTTGCATTATTTGAACAGGAAATGTGTGTATGCGAGATTGCAGACACACTTGAGATGACTCAGTCAGCTATTTCTCATCAGCTAAGGATCCTCAAACAGAGTAAGCTTGTAGGAAATCGCAGAGAGGGCAAACAGATAATATACTTCCTTGGAGATGATCATGTGAGAACCATCATAGATCAGGGACTCAACCATATTGAGGAATAA
- a CDS encoding MutS-related protein, whose protein sequence is MEVLIFLGIMAGVCFLAYLLGLRDEKIREKYLLKKLKDGFGQAPGREYRQDDLDHLPGYYSKHHEKFQIDDTTWNDLNMDGVFARMNYCLSATGEEYLYYMLRSPHMLDDFDKMESQVEFFRKNDDARIKIQLIFSRIGRRIRYSIYDYLDFLDKTPNISNRRHFLMLGLMVLALGGCFVNFTFGFLALVALSLYNIFSYFGIKNEIEPYLASFAYILRVIYSCDYFSKLDYPEIREDIERMNNAAKELRPFTRGSFILMNNGRANTSGNPLDILLEYIKMALHLDLIKFNQMYKLILDKKDELDEIITITGKLEAEISVACFRESYKEQFCIPEFAGNNYNANELIHPLIADAVSNSIDTNRGLLITGSNASGKSTFLKTCAINAILAQTIHTALGRSYVAPLYRIYSSMALKDDIFGGDSYYIVEIKSIKRILDANKEEGCQVLCFVDEVLRGTNTIERIAASTEILKAFSDSRVMCFAATHDIELTSLLADKFDIYHFEGNVTDNDVQFDYRIKEGPATTRNAIKLLSVLGYDKAIVEDAQNLAEHFLKDGVWA, encoded by the coding sequence ATGGAAGTATTGATTTTTTTAGGAATAATGGCAGGAGTATGCTTTCTTGCATATTTACTGGGACTTAGAGATGAGAAGATAAGAGAAAAATATCTTTTAAAGAAACTTAAAGACGGATTTGGTCAGGCACCGGGCAGAGAATACAGGCAGGATGATCTGGATCATTTGCCTGGGTATTATTCTAAACATCATGAGAAATTCCAGATAGATGATACAACCTGGAATGATCTTAATATGGATGGCGTCTTTGCCAGAATGAATTACTGTCTCAGCGCAACAGGTGAAGAGTATCTTTATTATATGCTGAGATCTCCGCATATGCTGGATGATTTTGATAAAATGGAATCACAAGTGGAATTCTTCCGAAAGAATGATGATGCCAGGATTAAGATTCAGCTGATTTTTTCCCGAATTGGAAGGAGAATCAGATATTCAATTTATGATTATCTTGATTTCCTTGATAAGACTCCCAATATATCAAATCGCAGGCACTTTTTGATGCTGGGGCTTATGGTGCTTGCACTTGGAGGCTGCTTTGTCAATTTTACATTTGGATTTTTAGCTTTAGTAGCATTGTCTCTATATAATATCTTTTCATATTTTGGTATTAAAAATGAGATAGAGCCTTACCTTGCATCTTTTGCATATATTCTGAGAGTGATATATTCATGCGACTATTTTTCCAAGCTGGATTATCCTGAAATTAGGGAAGATATTGAAAGGATGAACAATGCTGCTAAAGAGCTTCGCCCGTTTACAAGAGGTTCTTTTATCCTCATGAATAATGGCAGAGCAAATACAAGTGGTAATCCTCTTGATATCCTTTTGGAGTATATCAAGATGGCGCTTCATCTTGACCTTATCAAATTCAACCAGATGTACAAACTGATTTTGGATAAAAAAGATGAACTTGATGAAATAATAACTATTACCGGAAAATTAGAGGCAGAGATATCAGTTGCCTGCTTTAGGGAATCATATAAGGAGCAGTTTTGCATTCCTGAATTTGCCGGAAATAACTATAATGCTAATGAGCTCATTCATCCCCTTATTGCAGATGCAGTTTCAAACAGTATTGATACTAATAGGGGGCTTTTGATCACCGGATCAAATGCTTCCGGTAAATCAACCTTTCTTAAGACCTGTGCAATCAATGCTATTCTTGCACAGACTATACATACTGCGCTGGGAAGAAGCTATGTGGCGCCACTTTACCGTATATATTCTTCAATGGCGCTTAAGGATGATATTTTTGGCGGAGATTCTTATTATATTGTTGAGATTAAGTCAATCAAGAGGATTCTTGATGCCAACAAGGAAGAAGGCTGCCAGGTTCTATGCTTTGTGGATGAAGTTTTAAGAGGTACCAACACAATTGAACGTATTGCTGCGTCGACAGAGATTCTTAAGGCATTTTCAGATAGCAGGGTGATGTGCTTTGCTGCTACGCATGATATAGAGCTTACATCACTTCTGGCAGATAAGTTTGATATCTATCATTTTGAGGGCAATGTCACTGATAATGATGTCCAGTTTGATTACAGGATTAAAGAGGGACCTGCCACAACTCGTAACGCGATTAAGCTTCTTAGTGTACTTGGCTATGACAAGGCAATCGTTGAGGATGCTCAGAATCTTGCGGAACACTTCCTTAAAGATGGAGTTTGGGCATAA
- a CDS encoding metallophosphoesterase — protein sequence MIYYIADCHFYHGALNTKMDKRGFESAEDMNEYMIEKWNSKVGKTDTVVILGDLSLGTVEETNNLINRLKGKLCLITGNHDKYVGKSDFDAGRFEWIDNYREITDSQKKVICCHYPIPFYEGQYRKRHNGDPKAYMLYGHVHETRDEDLMKEIIRMIKGTPYYPIGSEHESTIPCNMINCFCKRSDYTPLSLSEWIKLNGTL from the coding sequence TTGATTTATTATATTGCAGACTGTCATTTCTATCACGGAGCACTTAATACCAAAATGGACAAAAGAGGGTTTGAAAGTGCCGAAGATATGAATGAATATATGATTGAAAAATGGAACAGCAAGGTGGGCAAAACAGATACTGTTGTGATCCTTGGGGATTTATCGCTTGGAACTGTAGAGGAGACTAACAATCTTATCAATCGCCTGAAAGGCAAGCTGTGTCTTATAACCGGAAATCACGATAAATATGTAGGTAAGAGCGATTTTGATGCAGGCAGATTTGAATGGATAGACAACTATAGGGAAATAACAGATTCACAGAAAAAAGTAATATGTTGTCACTATCCGATACCATTTTATGAAGGGCAGTATCGTAAACGCCATAATGGAGATCCTAAGGCTTATATGCTTTATGGTCATGTTCACGAGACAAGGGATGAAGACCTGATGAAGGAAATAATCAGGATGATAAAGGGCACGCCTTATTATCCAATTGGAAGTGAGCATGAGAGTACTATTCCCTGTAATATGATAAATTGTTTTTGTAAAAGAAGTGATTATACTCCATTATCATTGTCTGAATGGATAAAATTAAACGGTACATTATAA
- the tyrS gene encoding tyrosine--tRNA ligase codes for MQIYEELKARGLIAQVTDEEQIRELVNAGKATFYIGFDCTADSLTAGHFMALTLMKRLQMAGNKPIALIGGGTTMIGDPSGRTDMRKMLTREDIDHNAECFKRQMEKFIEFGDDKAIMVNNADWLMNLNYIELLREVGACFSVNNMLRAECYKQRMEKGLSFLEFNYMIMQSYDFYYMFQKYNCNLEFGGDDQWSNMLGGTELIRRKLGKDAHAMTITLLTDSQGKKMGKTAGNAVWLDPNKTSPFDFYQYWRNVGDADVDKCIKMLTFIPIEEILEMEKWDDSRINEKKEILAFELTSLVHGKEEAQKAQDAARALFAGGGDMSNVPAVALKEEDFRDGVVDILQVLVSAGLCNTRSEARRAVEQGGVTFAEEKVTDVKTTYTKDVFADGVMVRKGKKSYKKVTA; via the coding sequence ATGCAGATTTATGAAGAACTTAAGGCAAGAGGACTTATTGCCCAGGTTACAGACGAGGAGCAGATCAGAGAACTTGTTAATGCCGGTAAGGCTACTTTCTACATCGGTTTTGACTGTACAGCTGACTCACTTACAGCCGGCCATTTTATGGCTCTTACGCTTATGAAGAGACTTCAGATGGCTGGTAATAAGCCAATCGCTCTTATTGGCGGTGGTACAACAATGATCGGTGATCCTTCAGGAAGAACCGACATGAGAAAGATGCTCACAAGAGAAGACATCGATCACAACGCTGAGTGCTTCAAGAGACAGATGGAGAAATTCATCGAGTTTGGCGATGACAAGGCTATTATGGTCAACAATGCTGACTGGCTTATGAACCTTAACTACATTGAACTTCTTCGTGAAGTTGGTGCATGCTTCTCAGTTAATAATATGCTCAGAGCTGAGTGCTACAAGCAGCGTATGGAAAAGGGACTTTCATTCCTTGAGTTTAACTACATGATCATGCAGTCCTATGACTTCTACTACATGTTCCAGAAGTACAACTGTAATCTTGAGTTTGGCGGCGATGATCAGTGGAGCAATATGCTCGGTGGTACAGAGCTTATCCGTCGTAAGCTTGGTAAGGACGCTCACGCCATGACAATTACTCTTCTTACAGACTCTCAGGGCAAGAAGATGGGTAAGACAGCAGGAAACGCCGTATGGCTTGATCCTAACAAGACTTCTCCATTTGATTTCTATCAGTACTGGAGAAACGTTGGAGATGCTGATGTTGACAAGTGCATCAAGATGCTGACATTTATTCCTATCGAAGAGATCCTTGAGATGGAGAAATGGGACGATTCCAGAATCAATGAAAAGAAAGAGATTCTTGCTTTTGAACTTACAAGCCTCGTTCATGGCAAAGAGGAAGCTCAGAAGGCTCAGGATGCTGCAAGAGCTCTTTTTGCAGGCGGCGGAGACATGAGCAATGTTCCTGCAGTAGCTCTTAAGGAAGAGGATTTCAGAGACGGCGTTGTAGACATTCTTCAGGTACTTGTTTCTGCAGGTCTCTGCAACACAAGAAGTGAAGCAAGACGTGCCGTTGAACAGGGCGGCGTAACATTTGCTGAAGAGAAGGTTACAGACGTTAAGACAACATACACTAAAGACGTATTTGCTGATGGTGTTATGGTTCGTAAGGGCAAGAAGTCTTACAAGAAGGTTACTGCTTAA
- a CDS encoding amidohydrolase family protein: protein MRTRFYNARVLTMESDRDIFFGEVWVVEDRIIFVGTEEEGRLYCDKHKDTILIWDREIDCKGNLLMPGFKNAHTHSAMTLMRSKADDLPLQDWLGTQIFPIEAKMTGEDIYHLSKISILEYLTSGITSVFEMYLTPFTVADSFRDCGMRCVQTSCVNNFSQSVELLEKYYTDINGRDPYNSFILGVHAEYTCSRELLEKCAELVHKYRAPFWAHIQETEKETKECIERYGMTPIELFDSLGLFDYGGGGYHLVWTNDRDREIMKKRGLYAVTNPGSNTKLASGIAPIAKYLECGIPVAIGTDGPASNNCLDMFREMFLVTGLAKLKDMDASSVDATEVLKMATVNGAHAMGLDDADVLAEGKLADIIMVDLQQPNMQPINNIVKNLVYSGSKSNVVMTMIGGIIRYENGKFNIGVEPSEVYGKAEEIKNRIYG, encoded by the coding sequence ATGAGAACAAGATTTTATAATGCCAGAGTGCTGACTATGGAGTCAGACAGAGACATTTTCTTTGGGGAGGTTTGGGTAGTAGAGGACAGGATCATCTTCGTCGGAACAGAGGAAGAGGGACGACTTTACTGCGACAAACATAAAGATACAATTCTTATTTGGGATAGGGAGATTGACTGCAAGGGCAATCTTCTTATGCCCGGTTTTAAAAATGCTCATACACATTCAGCCATGACATTAATGAGATCCAAGGCTGATGATCTTCCTCTTCAGGACTGGCTCGGAACACAGATTTTTCCTATAGAAGCCAAGATGACAGGAGAGGATATCTATCATTTATCCAAGATTTCAATTCTTGAATATCTCACAAGCGGAATCACATCTGTTTTTGAAATGTATCTGACACCATTTACGGTCGCAGATTCTTTTAGAGACTGTGGAATGCGCTGCGTACAGACAAGCTGTGTTAACAATTTCAGCCAGTCTGTAGAGCTTTTGGAGAAGTATTATACAGATATCAATGGAAGAGACCCTTATAACTCTTTTATTCTGGGTGTTCACGCAGAATATACCTGTTCCAGAGAACTGCTGGAAAAGTGTGCTGAGCTTGTTCACAAGTATAGGGCTCCATTTTGGGCTCATATTCAGGAGACTGAGAAGGAAACTAAAGAGTGCATAGAAAGATATGGCATGACTCCTATAGAGCTCTTTGACTCTCTGGGACTCTTTGACTATGGCGGAGGCGGATATCACCTTGTATGGACCAATGACAGGGATAGAGAGATCATGAAAAAACGTGGCCTTTATGCTGTAACAAATCCAGGTTCCAATACCAAGCTGGCAAGCGGAATCGCACCTATTGCCAAGTATCTTGAATGCGGTATTCCTGTTGCAATTGGTACAGATGGTCCAGCCAGTAACAACTGTCTTGATATGTTCAGAGAAATGTTCCTTGTAACAGGTCTTGCCAAGTTAAAAGATATGGATGCATCAAGTGTAGATGCTACTGAGGTTCTGAAAATGGCAACAGTTAACGGCGCTCATGCTATGGGACTTGATGATGCAGATGTCCTTGCAGAAGGTAAACTTGCTGATATTATTATGGTCGATCTTCAGCAGCCCAATATGCAGCCAATAAACAATATTGTCAAGAATCTGGTATACAGTGGCAGTAAGAGTAATGTAGTAATGACTATGATTGGTGGGATTATCCGCTACGAAAATGGCAAATTCAACATTGGAGTAGAGCCATCAGAGGTTTATGGCAAGGCAGAAGAAATCAAGAACAGAATTTACGGATAA
- a CDS encoding cation transporter has protein sequence MKKTFKCEVDCANCAAKMEDAIKKIDGVVSARVNFMTQKLILEAADDVFDAVLDSAVKACKKVEPDCEIEI, from the coding sequence ATGAAGAAGACATTTAAGTGTGAAGTTGATTGTGCAAATTGTGCAGCCAAGATGGAAGATGCTATCAAGAAGATTGACGGAGTTGTTAGTGCAAGAGTTAATTTCATGACACAGAAGCTGATACTCGAGGCTGCTGATGATGTATTTGATGCAGTTCTTGATAGTGCTGTTAAGGCTTGCAAGAAGGTTGAGCCTGATTGCGAAATCGAAATCTGA
- a CDS encoding serine hydrolase domain-containing protein, producing the protein MARAELDVGELLMKLVARETGEISKVDYHPQKPEFSHDTVIGETRLLRQSPESQGVSSAFFVELIRKLSETKECNIHKFMALRHGKVIAECAFEPYDMDMWHVSYSMCKSIVGMAIGILIDEGKLSLDEKISDIFSSRMNPFGFLRKNVTVKNLLNMSSGVDFYEAGAISGNDWRKSFLEAGFKFDPGTQFEYNSMNTYMLSAIITEKTGESCFDYCKEKIFVPLGIQRVYWESCPQSITKGGWGLFIRIEDMAKLGQLYLQNGMWDGKQIVPADWVKESTSWQIETNKGDNSHYGYQLWINDDRPGSFAYNGMLGQNVFVYPDIDMVVVTNAGNSDIFQTSKMAVMIRNAMKDDIEVSDIPLPEDFSSLNSLKAICKSVSGRNNNFPVIYSGGWKNKAVRMTTGSARLHTSSYSDKRGNFKSQVRSFNVRKENHLIHEWLSKLDGRTYDIEQKGVGIFPLMMQVVHNNFTDGINKIGFRLCDDNSFYIDIYEGIEVYSLRCGFGGKRYISSINMHGEVYEVSLVSYCVTDEYNRLVIRNEINFLEEACLRTFNIFFYDDAADRDDRKGTFIHPSVPSRLEVRLMETPGTDMLINTMKTMAPDALSGMQGKVVSKFFKGGIKEAIEHAVNNTIQPTINGVLSLPSTPEPALDTPSEPVDAK; encoded by the coding sequence ATGGCTAGAGCAGAACTTGACGTTGGAGAGCTTTTAATGAAGCTGGTTGCCAGGGAAACCGGTGAGATCAGCAAGGTGGACTATCATCCTCAGAAACCTGAGTTTTCACATGACACTGTGATTGGAGAGACCAGGCTTTTGAGGCAGTCGCCGGAGTCTCAGGGCGTAAGTTCTGCTTTTTTTGTGGAACTTATCAGAAAGCTCTCTGAGACCAAAGAGTGCAATATTCATAAATTTATGGCTCTAAGGCACGGCAAGGTCATAGCTGAATGTGCATTTGAGCCATACGATATGGACATGTGGCATGTTTCATACTCAATGTGCAAGAGCATTGTTGGAATGGCAATTGGTATTCTGATCGATGAAGGAAAGCTCTCTCTTGATGAGAAGATAAGTGATATTTTTAGTTCCAGAATGAATCCCTTTGGTTTTCTTCGCAAGAATGTAACTGTCAAAAATCTCCTTAATATGTCAAGCGGAGTAGATTTCTATGAAGCCGGTGCTATTAGCGGAAATGACTGGAGAAAGAGCTTTTTAGAGGCCGGCTTTAAATTTGATCCGGGGACACAGTTCGAATACAACAGTATGAACACCTACATGTTATCTGCAATAATTACTGAGAAGACCGGCGAATCCTGCTTTGATTACTGCAAGGAAAAGATATTTGTTCCCCTGGGCATTCAGAGAGTATATTGGGAGTCATGCCCTCAGAGTATCACAAAAGGCGGCTGGGGACTCTTTATCAGAATAGAGGACATGGCTAAGCTTGGTCAGCTCTATCTGCAAAACGGCATGTGGGATGGCAAGCAGATTGTACCTGCTGATTGGGTAAAAGAGTCAACTTCCTGGCAGATTGAAACAAATAAAGGAGATAATTCACATTATGGTTATCAGCTTTGGATTAACGATGACAGGCCGGGTTCTTTTGCTTATAACGGAATGCTGGGACAAAATGTTTTCGTATATCCTGATATTGATATGGTTGTCGTGACTAACGCAGGAAACAGCGACATATTCCAGACCAGCAAAATGGCGGTTATGATAAGAAATGCCATGAAAGATGATATTGAGGTTAGTGACATACCACTTCCGGAAGATTTTTCCTCCCTTAATTCATTGAAAGCTATCTGCAAATCCGTTAGTGGAAGGAACAACAATTTCCCTGTAATATATTCAGGCGGCTGGAAGAACAAAGCAGTCAGGATGACTACCGGATCTGCCAGATTGCATACTAGCAGCTATAGCGATAAAAGAGGAAACTTCAAGTCTCAGGTAAGGTCTTTTAACGTTAGAAAAGAAAACCATCTGATACATGAATGGCTATCTAAACTAGACGGCAGAACCTATGATATAGAGCAGAAGGGAGTAGGAATATTCCCGCTTATGATGCAGGTTGTGCATAATAACTTTACAGATGGCATCAACAAGATAGGTTTCAGGCTATGCGACGATAACTCATTTTATATTGATATTTATGAGGGAATAGAGGTATACAGCCTCAGATGCGGTTTTGGCGGTAAAAGATATATCAGCAGTATCAACATGCACGGCGAGGTATATGAGGTGTCGCTTGTTTCCTACTGCGTAACTGATGAATATAACAGACTGGTCATCAGAAATGAGATAAACTTCCTTGAAGAGGCATGTCTGCGCACCTTTAACATTTTCTTTTATGATGATGCAGCCGATAGAGATGACAGAAAGGGTACTTTTATACATCCTTCAGTTCCCTCAAGACTCGAAGTAAGGCTTATGGAAACTCCGGGTACAGATATGCTGATAAATACCATGAAGACTATGGCACCTGATGCGCTTTCAGGAATGCAGGGGAAAGTAGTCAGCAAGTTCTTCAAGGGCGGTATAAAGGAAGCCATAGAACATGCTGTCAACAATACAATACAGCCGACAATAAACGGCGTTCTATCCCTCCCATCAACACCTGAGCCAGCACTAGATACACCATCCGAACCTGTTGATGCTAAATAA
- the rnhA gene encoding ribonuclease HI, translating to MRVEIYSDGSARGNPDGPGGYGTILRYVDAKGEVHEKELSAGYDKTTNNRMELMGAIVGLEALNRPCDVEMFSDSQYIIKAFNDKWIDGWIKKGWKTAGNKPVKNVELWKRLLAACEPHGIRWNWVKGHAGHAENERCDQLATAAADQSADLLLHDDGGDLR from the coding sequence ATGAGAGTAGAGATTTATTCTGACGGTTCAGCTAGAGGTAACCCTGATGGACCTGGTGGGTATGGTACAATACTCAGATATGTAGATGCCAAGGGCGAAGTACACGAAAAGGAACTTAGCGCAGGTTATGATAAGACTACAAATAACCGAATGGAGCTTATGGGGGCAATTGTAGGGCTTGAAGCTCTCAACAGGCCCTGTGATGTAGAAATGTTTTCGGATTCCCAATATATTATCAAGGCATTTAATGATAAATGGATAGACGGATGGATCAAAAAAGGCTGGAAAACTGCAGGTAATAAACCTGTTAAAAATGTAGAGCTTTGGAAACGTCTTCTTGCTGCTTGTGAGCCTCATGGCATCAGATGGAACTGGGTTAAGGGACATGCCGGACATGCTGAGAATGAGAGATGCGATCAGCTGGCTACAGCTGCTGCAGATCAGAGCGCAGATCTATTATTACATGATGATGGCGGCGACCTTAGATGA